The following nucleotide sequence is from Kiritimatiella glycovorans.
GCTCCGTCTCCTCTTCCGGTGTATCGAGTTCCTCCTCCAGTTCCTCTTCCGTGCGGGTACTCTTGAACCGTTCGGCGCCGCATATCATGCGGAGCTTGAGCACGGGCCCGTTGGTGGTCCCCTGCCGTTCGGCCCAGAAGCGGCGCAGCGCAAAAAAGTTATTAGTCGAGGAGAGGTCTTCGAGAAGTTTCAGCGTGCCCGGATAGTCGGCCACCGCCTCCACGGAAACGGGGTACTCCACGAGGGCCTGTTGGTTGGTATGGCCGATCACGAATTGTCGCGGCTGATCCTGTTCGAGGGCAGTCACCTCCGGAATGGTCGTTTCGAGAAAACGGTCCATGAGCACGGTGGTGGACGCCAGCTGCCACAGGCGTGTCTCGGTGCTCTCTTCGGCGCCGATATTTTCGCTCATCCCCAGATCGGCCGGAACCGCAACCTTCTTTTCAGCGGCACGGGCCGCGATCCGTTCGCGGGCGGCGTACAGCGCCACCTTGTAATCGATCAGTCCCTCTTCGGTCGTCGAGAGAATATCGGCGAGCGTCACCCCTTTGCCGAAGGTCCGGACGTGGGCCTGAAGCCTCTCCCAGCGCTTCCGCAGGCGCTGGTAGCGGTTGCGTTCCCACGACACGAGGTAGCGCAGGCTCTCTTCTTCCGGCACCTCGGTATAGGGACTGAGCCTTGATTCCAGTTCCACGATCTGTTCGAGGTGCTGGAGCTTGCGGCTGCGCATGGGCCGCCAGACCGCCAGCAGCAGGACGGCGATCACGACGAGCGTGACGAGCACGATGGCTACGATCCCGCGTCGTTCCCACACACTTGCGCTGAATGGTCTCCGGTCCGTCACGGCTGCATCATCTCGATTTCAAGGGCGAACAGCGTGGCCTCGGCAAACGACCAGCGCTCTTCGCGTGTTTCGCTCTCTCTGACCTGGTCGTCGGGGAGCAGGTCCACGTCGGCCACCAGCGGATGACTGCGCAATTTCTCGATCATGCCTCTCACCGTAGAGAGATCGGCCACGGGGGTATAGCCTTCGACCACCAGATGGCGGATGCGCGGTCCCATTTCCGTGTTTTCCTGCAGCTCCGCGTCCTGATCCTGCGCCTCGTCATCCTCGTCGACCCCGCGCGCTTTCCGGTAGGAGCCGAGGTCGGAGACCAGCGTAATCCAGTCGTTCTCGTGCTTGGATCCCGACACGGCCGCCAGCGCGGCCTGCAGTACGCGCCCGTTACGCACTGCAATTTCGAGCGGTTTCACCCGTCGCTGGAGCCGGCTGTTGAGCTGGCGGTAACGTTTGATTTCCTGTTCGAGCTGGCTGAACTGTTCGAGGCGTTTCTGTTTGCGGTGCAGGGAGGACTGCAGGCGTTCAACCGTGTTGCCCTCGGAGGTGATCACAATCATGGCGGCGAGTACGGCCAGGAGCCCGGAGAGGATCCAGTATTTCATCTGCCACTGGAGATTGATCTTTTCCCTCAGCGGTTCGGGAAGGAAATCCAGATCCAGGGGGGCCTTGCCGATACCCCGCAGGGCCAGGCCCGCCGCGGCGGCATACCGGGTCGGCTCCTTGAGCCCCGGCGCGCGCCAGGACTTGGGGAACAGCGTGCATTCCAGTTCCGCGCCGTCGGAGATCCGCTGCTGCCAACGCCGCGGAAATTCGCTCATGCCGCTGATGACAAGGCGGCCGGGATAGAATTTACGGGCCGGGTAGCGGGTGCGGAACGACGTCAGGCAGGCGTGGAGTTCCGAGTACCATTCCTCGAAAGCCGTCTCGGGCGAACCGTCCTCGCCTCCCTGTTCCAGTTCGGCGTGACCGACCAGGAATCGCCGGCTGAACAGCGGTTCCCGGCCGTGTCCGAAGATGACCTCCGTATACTGCTCCGAAATCCATGCCGTGGCGAAGGCCTCGTCCCGTCCGGCCAGCAGGAGAGCTGCCGCGTTGAACGCCGCCGCGGGGCGCGGGGCGAGGCCGACGATCTTCAGGCGCGAGTTGCGCGGCAGTTCCAGCGCGCGGCGGACCGATTCCTCTCTCGTCATTGAGAACAGGAGCCGACGTCGGCGGCCGAGTTTTTTGAGCGTCCGGCTGGTGCTCACCGTCCCCTCGCCGCCGACCCCTTCGAAGTGTTCCTCCTGCTCCTCGACGATTTCCCGCGTTCCGCGGGGATCATCGGGTTCGACCTGGATCAGGCGGAGCAGAAGCGCGTCGCCGCTCAAGCCCGCCACGCAGGGACGACCGGCCACGCCTTTGCTCTCGAGGAAGCGGCGCAATACATCGCCTTCCGCCTCTTCGTCCCCGGCGAGACGGAGAAACCCCACCGTCTGCAGCTTAAGAAACGGGCCGCGGCGCTGGGCGCGCACCACCGCCACCCCCTGCGAGGTGATATCAAGTCCAAGAGCTTCGGTGTACGCGGGCATACTGGACCGGGCTAGCCGGATTTCCCTTCGGCTTTCGGCGCTGGCTTTTTCTCGTCGGCCTTGTCCTTCTCCGGGGCCGACTTTTCGTCGGGCTTCTTCGCGGGAGCGGATTCTTCAGCCGGCGTTTCCTTCACGACGGCCTGATCTTCCGTCACCGGAGCGGCGGCGGCCCGTGGCTCACGGGGGGCGGCCTGCTCCCCGGCGGCGGGGCGGTTAATCGACGAACGGCTCAACCGGTTGGCGGGCAGCAATGATTCGCCGCGCTCGGACAGGACGGTCGCCGTAACGAAAATGAGCAGGTTGCGCGTCTGCTCCGAGGTGTGCTCCTGGCGGAAGGCCTTGCCGATATACGGCAGATCCCCGAGCAGGGGCACCTTGTTTTCGGTGTCTTTTTCGACCACGTCGATGAGACCGCCCATGACGACGGTCTCTCCGCTTTCGACCACCACGCGGGTCTGGACCTCTTTGCGGGAAAACTTGGGCAGCTTGACCTCGATCTGCTGGACCTGCTGCGCACCGGCGACAACGTTCGTGGACTGGTAGCTCTCAAAGCCTTCAAACTGTGCGATCGTGGGCTGGAGCAGCAGATTGATGGTACGGAGGTCGGCGCCGACGCTGGGGACCGCGACGAGGGTGATGCCCAGTTCCTCCATCTTCGGCGCGCCCGAGGGCATCAGGGCGGTCACCGTATACTTCCGGTTGTTCGCGTCGACCAGCGCGAATGCCTGGGCCTTGAATTCATCATAGAACCGGAAGTCCTGGCCATTGCGCAGTTTCGCCGGGGTGTTGTTCAGGGTCGTCACGCGGGGGACCGAGAGCGTGCGGCCCTTCCCCGAGATGTCGAGGGCATGAAGCACGGCCTGGAACTGGGCGTTGTTCAGAATGCCCTGGTACGTCATATTCAGACCCTGGTCGGCGAGGCTGAAGCTCTGGTCGGAATCGTTGAACACATCGACCGGCGAGAGTTCGTCCTGTCCCGTGAAGCGGTCAAAGGACACGAGCGGATCGTTCGGCCCGCCCCCCACGATGACCTGGTCGGAGTGAAACGTGCTGAAGTCATCGTTCAGAATCCATTCGACGCCCAGCTCGCTCAGGTCCGAGAGCGTGGTCTCGATAAAGCGGGCCTCGATGAGAATCTGCGGCGGATAGGTATCGAGCGTGCGGATAATCTCTTCGGTTTTTTTCAGGTTGACGGGCGTGTTCTTCACGACCAGCGAATGGGCGTCGCGGTCCAGCAGCAGCGCGGCTCCCTTGGGCTGCGGTACGAACTGCTTGATTACCTTTTCAACGGAGGTTTCGCCGTCGGGGAGTACGGTGGAGAGCGAGGAGAGCCCGGCGATTTGATCCTCCTTGCCCTTCTCCGTCCCTTTCCAGTCCGAAGCGTGGAGCAGCAGTCCGCGCTGCAGTTTAAAGATGCGGGTCTGGAACATCGGCCCGTCTTTCGGGTTCGGCTTGGTAATCCAGAGAATATTTTTTCCGAAGTAGAACTCCACGCCGAAATTGCGGGCGATATAGTCGAGCACCTCGGAGAGCGGAGTGTTGCTGACTTCGACGTCCAGTCCTCCCTTCACGGACAGGTTCTGGTCGGCGATGACGTTGAGGTTGCGGTCTTCGGATATCACCCGCATGAACTGGTTGAGCGAGGCGTTCTTGAGGTGGATGGTAACCGGCTTGTTCAGCTGTTTCAGGAGGGGATAGTCCTCTTCGAGGTTTTCGACCTCGTCGCGGTCGACGAAACGACGCATTCCGTAGGTGCCGGGTAGATCCCATCGCTCCCGCGCGTCCTGTGCCAGCGCGCGGGTGGTGGCTTCCTGCTGGGCGTCCAGTTCCTTTTCGCGCTGCGCCTGCAGGGCCTCGAGCACCTCCGCGCGCAGGGTGCGGAGGCCGGGGGTCTCCGGAGCGGTGTAAGATATATCGACGCACCGCATCAGGGCGCGTCGGTAGCGGCCCTGTTCATAGAGCGCTCTGGCCTGCTCCATCATACCCGCCGCTTCCTCGTGGGTGATCTCGGGACGCGATTCGGCCGCCGAAGCCTCCCGGGAAGCGGAGCCGCCGCCCGTGTGCATACAGCCGGCGGAGAGCGCGGCGGCGAGAACGAGCGTCCATGCGGAAGTGAATATTACAGCCCTGTGTGTGGATTCAGCCCTTTCGTGAAAGGTGCGCATCAAGGAATCCTCCCTTTTGGATCTGCGGCCCGAGGTGCATATGGGAGACACCATCGCCGATTTCAGCGATTTTTTCAATACCGGGGTCAGCAGTTCTCATTATGGCCGCATTCCGACCGCGGACGGCGTGGCAGCCGTCCCTCCCGAGTCGATATCCGACGCCTTTTCGGGCATTGGGAGGGTCGGGTTCCACCCCGACCGAACCCGACCGAAAAGGGTGAAGCCATAATGAGAATCGCTGTACCGGGGTCGCGATGAACGGGTGGACGAAAAAAGCCCGGGGCTCACGCACCGGGCTTAAGGGGAGGACGTGAACCGGACTTCAGCCGGTCTGACCGACGGATTCGGCGGCCTCCACCCATTCGATGAGGGCCATTTCGGATCCGTCGCTCGAGCGGGCTCCGAGCTTGAGGATCCGGGTATACCCGCCGGAGCGATCGGTGAAGCGGGGAGCAAGCTCATCGAAGAGCTGTTTAACGGCATCCTCCTGGTGCAGCTCAGACAGCGCGTGGCGGCGGTGCGCCAGCGTGCCCTTTTTGCCCAGCGTCACCATCTTCTCCGCCACGGGGCGGAGGGCTTTCGCCTTGGTGAGCGTCGTCCGGATCCTGCCGCGCCGGATAAGGTGACACACCTGGTTGGCGAGCAGCTCGTTGCGGTGCGCCGAGGAGCGCCCCAGTTTTACATTTCTCTTCCGGTGTCTCATGATCGCGGTCCCCTGTCCTTATTCTCCGGCATCCTCGCTTTTATGCTGCAGCAGCTCGGGATCGAACGACATTCCGAGCGAGAGGCCCATTTCGGCGAGCTTGGCCTTGATCTCGTTGAGGGATTTTTTGCCGAAGTTGCGGTACTTCAGCATCTCCGATTCCGTCTTGGTCGCGAGTTCGCCGACCGTGGTGATATTGGCGTTGTTGAGGCAGTTCGCCGCGCGCACGCTCAATTCGATCTCGTTGACGCTGATGTTCAGTTTGCGCCGCAGTTCCTCGCGCTCCTGATCGACCTGCTTCTCGCTTTCCTCGAACTCGATGAAGTCCTTATCGTAGCTTACGAAGACGTCGAGGTGGTGGCGCAGGATGGCCGACGCCATGGTCAGCGCCTCATCGGGCGTCACGCGTCCGTCCGTCCAGATCTCCAGCACGAGCTTGTCGTAGTCGGTCCGGCGTCCGACACGGGTATTTTCGTCCATGTACTTGACCCGGCGCACCGGCGAAAAGAGGGCGTCCATCGGGATCAGGCCGATTTCCTGCTCCTCTTTCTTATTCCATTCCGCGGCGCAGTACCCGCGGCCGACGCGGACTTCGAGCTCCGCCTGGAAGTGCCCGTCTTCCGCCAGCGTGGCGATCGTGAAATCGGGGTTGAGCACTTCGCTCATCCCGTCGGTCTGGATATCGCCTGCCGTCACCGGCCCCGGACCTTTCTTATCGATCCGCAGACGGCGCGTTTCGCGGGTGTAGACTTTAAGCAGGACCTTTTTGAGGTTCAGGATGATGTCCGTGACATCTTCGAGCACGCCCGGCAGCGAGCAGAACTCGTGGGGCGCGCCCTCGATTTTCACCGAGGTAATGGCGGCGCCTTCGATCGAGGAGAGCAGCACGCGGCGGAGCGAATTTCCGATCGTGCGCCCGTAGCCGGCTTCAAAAGGTTCGGCATGGAACCGGCCGTAGGTATCGGTGCAGACCGCTTCGTCGCGGACCACCCGCTTGGGCATTTCAAATCGTGCAAGTCGTACTGGCATAATGACGTCCTCCCAGGCCCGGCCGTTACCCGAACCGTATGGTTTTCGTCCCTTGGTTCTCGTTTACACCCGGCGCCGCTTGGGAGGGCGGCATCCGTTGTGGGGCACCCCGGTGGTGTCCTTGATGGCGGAGATATTGAGTCCGGCGGCCTGCAGGGCGCGGATCGCGGACTCGCGCCCGGCGCCCGGCCCCTGTACTCGGATCTCGACCTCGTTCATTCCCTTTGAGATGGCATCGCGGGCGGCCTCACGCGCCACGGTAGTGGCCGCGAACGCCGTGCTCTTGCGCGAACCCTTGAACCCGCACCGGCCGGCGGCGCTCCATGCGACCACGTTGCCCCGCTTGTCGGTGATGGACACGATCGTGTTATTGAAGGTGGCCTTGACAAAGGCGACCCCGGACGGAATATGGCGCCCGCCCTTGCCGCGTCCTTTCGGCTTCGCCGGCGCCGGTTCCTCTTCGCCGAGCAGATCGGCGGCCGTCGCGGACCCGCCGGATGCCTCCTGCTCCGAAGCCTGCGGCTGCGCCTCGGTCGGCTTCGTGTCGGTGGACTCGGCCTGCGGCTCTTCCGCCTCGGCGGACTGTTTCTTTTCTTCGTCAGCCATGATGGTCTCTCGCCTCCGGATGGTTGCTTATCGAGTCAAAAGCGGCGGGGTCTGCGGTCAGCGGGTCGCCTGTTTGGCCGCTGCGCGGGCCTCTTTGCCGCGGATGGCGCCGACCGTCTTCTTGCCGCCCTTGCGGGTGCGTGCGTTGGTTTTGGTGCGCTGCCCGCGCACGGGAAGTCCGCGCCGGTGCCGCAACCCGCGATAGGAGCCGATGGAGATCAGCCGGCGGATATTCTGCGAGACCTGGCGGCGCAGGTCCCCCTCCACCTGGTACCCGGACTGCAGCACGTTCGAGAGCCGGGTAATTTCTTCGTCCGTCAGTTCGTCCGCCTTCTTGGCGGGATCGAGTTCGGCCTGGCGGGTCACCTGCCGCGCCATCGTGGGGCCGATGCCGTAAATATAGCACAGCGCGTATTCCAGACGCTTGCGTCCCGGGATGTCCACTCCGATTACTCGCGGCATACGTTCTGCTCCTCGTTCAGCCCTGGCGCTGTTTATGCCGGGGGTTGCTGCAGACGATGCGGACCACGCCTTTGCGCCGCACCACCTTGCACTGTTCACACATTCTCTTGACTGAAGGCCGGACTTTCATGATTTACGCTCCTCTGCTGAAGCGACGATACACCCTTTCGACATATCGTAGGGAGACATCTCCACCGTGACCATGTCTCCGGGCCGCCACTTCCGCGGTCCGCATTCTGTACGCCCGATAAACGCCACGACGCGATGACCGTTACGCAATTGCGCACGAAAGGCGTTACGGTCTATCACGGCCTGCAGACGCGCGTCCAGTAAAATTGTCTCTTTTTTCTCTTCGGCGCGGCTCATCAGAAGTCCGGCACCGGGGTCAGGATCTCGGGTTCGTCGCGGCCCACCGCCACCGTGTACTCGTAGTGCGCGGAGGGGCGGCGGTCACGCGTGACCACGGTCCAGTCGTCCTCGAGCACCTGCACCGCGGATCCGCCCATATTGACCATCGGTTCGATGGCCAGGGTCATGCCCGCTTTGAGCCGCGGGCCTTTGCCCGGCGGACCGAAATTGGGGATCTGCGGTTCTTCGTGCATCTCGCGGCCGATCCCGTGGCCGACGAACTGGCGCACGATTGAAAACCCTTCCTCCTCCGCGCGCGACTGCACCGCATGGGAGATATCCGAGAGGCGGTTGCCTTCCACGGCCCGGGCCACGCCGGCCTTCAGGGCCTCCCGGGTGGTGCGGCAGAGGCGGCGCACGTCCGGATCCTCCACCCCCACGGCCACCGTCGTGGCGCAGTCGCCGACGAATCCGTCGAGGACGATGCCGATGTCGATGCTGACGATATCGCCGGGGTTGATGCGGCGGGCGGCCGGGATCCCGTGGACGACCTCTTCGTTGATTGAGACGCAGAGGTGGGCGGGATAGCCGCGGTATCCGTAGAAGGCGGCGGTGCCGCCGGTATCGCGGATCATCTCGCGGGCGAGTTCATCGAGTTCGCGGGTGGTGACGCCCGGTGCGACGCGGCCGGCGACGGCCTCCAGCACGCCGGCCGTGGCGCGGCAGCTGCGCCGCATGGCGTCCAGCTCTGCGGGGGACTTCACGGGAATCATGGGGACGCCCCGAACGCCCGCTGCACCTCTTCAAAGGTTTCCCCGGCCGTGCCG
It contains:
- a CDS encoding type II secretion system protein GspD, whose amino-acid sequence is MHTGGGSASREASAAESRPEITHEEAAGMMEQARALYEQGRYRRALMRCVDISYTAPETPGLRTLRAEVLEALQAQREKELDAQQEATTRALAQDARERWDLPGTYGMRRFVDRDEVENLEEDYPLLKQLNKPVTIHLKNASLNQFMRVISEDRNLNVIADQNLSVKGGLDVEVSNTPLSEVLDYIARNFGVEFYFGKNILWITKPNPKDGPMFQTRIFKLQRGLLLHASDWKGTEKGKEDQIAGLSSLSTVLPDGETSVEKVIKQFVPQPKGAALLLDRDAHSLVVKNTPVNLKKTEEIIRTLDTYPPQILIEARFIETTLSDLSELGVEWILNDDFSTFHSDQVIVGGGPNDPLVSFDRFTGQDELSPVDVFNDSDQSFSLADQGLNMTYQGILNNAQFQAVLHALDISGKGRTLSVPRVTTLNNTPAKLRNGQDFRFYDEFKAQAFALVDANNRKYTVTALMPSGAPKMEELGITLVAVPSVGADLRTINLLLQPTIAQFEGFESYQSTNVVAGAQQVQQIEVKLPKFSRKEVQTRVVVESGETVVMGGLIDVVEKDTENKVPLLGDLPYIGKAFRQEHTSEQTRNLLIFVTATVLSERGESLLPANRLSRSSINRPAAGEQAAPREPRAAAAPVTEDQAVVKETPAEESAPAKKPDEKSAPEKDKADEKKPAPKAEGKSG
- the rplQ gene encoding 50S ribosomal protein L17, producing the protein MRHRKRNVKLGRSSAHRNELLANQVCHLIRRGRIRTTLTKAKALRPVAEKMVTLGKKGTLAHRRHALSELHQEDAVKQLFDELAPRFTDRSGGYTRILKLGARSSDGSEMALIEWVEAAESVGQTG
- a CDS encoding DNA-directed RNA polymerase subunit alpha, whose translation is MPVRLARFEMPKRVVRDEAVCTDTYGRFHAEPFEAGYGRTIGNSLRRVLLSSIEGAAITSVKIEGAPHEFCSLPGVLEDVTDIILNLKKVLLKVYTRETRRLRIDKKGPGPVTAGDIQTDGMSEVLNPDFTIATLAEDGHFQAELEVRVGRGYCAAEWNKKEEQEIGLIPMDALFSPVRRVKYMDENTRVGRRTDYDKLVLEIWTDGRVTPDEALTMASAILRHHLDVFVSYDKDFIEFEESEKQVDQEREELRRKLNISVNEIELSVRAANCLNNANITTVGELATKTESEMLKYRNFGKKSLNEIKAKLAEMGLSLGMSFDPELLQHKSEDAGE
- the rpsK gene encoding 30S ribosomal protein S11 → MADEEKKQSAEAEEPQAESTDTKPTEAQPQASEQEASGGSATAADLLGEEEPAPAKPKGRGKGGRHIPSGVAFVKATFNNTIVSITDKRGNVVAWSAAGRCGFKGSRKSTAFAATTVAREAARDAISKGMNEVEIRVQGPGAGRESAIRALQAAGLNISAIKDTTGVPHNGCRPPKRRRV
- the rpsM gene encoding 30S ribosomal protein S13; the encoded protein is MPRVIGVDIPGRKRLEYALCYIYGIGPTMARQVTRQAELDPAKKADELTDEEITRLSNVLQSGYQVEGDLRRQVSQNIRRLISIGSYRGLRHRRGLPVRGQRTKTNARTRKGGKKTVGAIRGKEARAAAKQATR
- the rpmJ gene encoding 50S ribosomal protein L36, with amino-acid sequence MKVRPSVKRMCEQCKVVRRKGVVRIVCSNPRHKQRQG
- a CDS encoding translation initiation factor IF-1 — encoded protein: MSRAEEKKETILLDARLQAVIDRNAFRAQLRNGHRVVAFIGRTECGPRKWRPGDMVTVEMSPYDMSKGCIVASAEERKS
- the map gene encoding type I methionyl aminopeptidase; amino-acid sequence: MIPVKSPAELDAMRRSCRATAGVLEAVAGRVAPGVTTRELDELAREMIRDTGGTAAFYGYRGYPAHLCVSINEEVVHGIPAARRINPGDIVSIDIGIVLDGFVGDCATTVAVGVEDPDVRRLCRTTREALKAGVARAVEGNRLSDISHAVQSRAEEEGFSIVRQFVGHGIGREMHEEPQIPNFGPPGKGPRLKAGMTLAIEPMVNMGGSAVQVLEDDWTVVTRDRRPSAHYEYTVAVGRDEPEILTPVPDF